A stretch of DNA from Rhodococcus sp. NBC_00297:
CTAGGCTGGAACGGTTGCCCCGGATCCTCCTGCTTCGTGTGGGTGGTGGTGGTGTGTGCGTGTTCTTTGAGAACTCAACAGTGTGTCGATGAATGTCAGTGCCAATATTTTGTTTTGGTTTGCTGGTTCTTCTCCTTCTTCCCGTCGGGGAGGGACCGGTTCTTTTTTGTCAGCAATGGAGTTATTGTTGGCGTGAGTTTTATTGCTGGATTTGGCTCTCTAGTTTTCATTGACTTCTGCCTTTCTAGGGTGGGGTTGATAAGAGTCTTCAACGGAGAGTTTGATCCTGGCTCAGGACGAACGCTGGCGGCGTGCTTAACACATGCAAGTCGAACGGTAAGGCCCTTCGGGGTACACGAGTGGCGAACGGGTGAGTAACACGTGGGTGATCTGCCCTGCACTTCGGGATAAGCCCGGGAAACTGGGTCTAATACCGGATAGTACTGCGCGGTGCATGCCGTGTGGTGGAAAGATTTATCGGTGCAGGATGGGCCCGCGGCCTATCAGCTTGTTGGTGGGGTAATGGCCTACCAAGGCGACGACGGGTAGCCGGCCTGAGAGGGCGACCGGCCACACTGGGACTGAGACACGGCCCAGACTCCTACGGGAGGCAGCAGTGGGGAATATTGCACAATGGGCGCAAGCCTGATGCAGCGACGCCGCGTGAGGGATGACGGCCTTCGGGTTGTAAACCTCTTTCAGCAGGGACGAAGCGCAAGTGACGGTACCTGCAGAAGAAGCACCGGCCAACTACGTGCCAGCAGCCGCGGTAATACGTAGGGTGCAAGCGTTGTCCGGAATTACTGGGCGTAAAGAGCTCGTAGGCGGTTTGTCGCGTCGTCTGTGAAAACCAGCAGCTCAACTGTTGGCTTGCAGGCGATACGGGCAGACTTGAGTATTTCAGGGGAGACTGGAATTCCTGGTGTAGCGGTGAAATGCGCAGATATCAGGAGGAACACCGGTGGCGAAGGCGGGTCTCTGGGAAATAACTGACGCTGAGGAGCGAAAGCGTGGGTAGCGAACAGGATTAGATACCCTGGTAGTCCACGCCGTAAACGGTGGGCGCTAGGTGTGGGTTTCCTTCCACGGGATCCGTGCCGTAGCTAACGCATTAAGCGCCCCGCCTGGGGAGTACGGCCGCAAGGCTAAAACTCAAAGGAATTGACGGGGGCCCGCACAAGCGGCGGAGCATGTGGATTAATTCGATGCAACGCGAAGAACCTTACCTGGGTTTGACATACACCGGAAAGCCGTAGAGATACGGCCCCCCTTGTGGTCGGTGTACAGGTGGTGCATGGCTGTCGTCAGCTCGTGTCGTGAGATGTTGGGTTAAGTCCCGCAACGAGCGCAACCCTTGTCCTGTGTTGCCAGCGGATTATGCCGGGGACTCGCAGGAGACTGCCGGGGTCAACTCGGAGGAAGGTGGGGACGACGTCAAGTCATCATGCCCCTTATGTCCAGGGCTTCACACATGCTACAATGGCCGGTACAGAGGGCTGCGATACCGTGAGGTGGAGCGAATCCCTTAAAGCCGGTCTCAGTTCGGATCGGGGTCTGCAACTCGACCCCGTGAAGTCGGAGTCGCTAGTAATCGCAGATCAGCAACGCTGCGGTGAATACGTTCCCGGGCCTTGTACACACCGCCCGTCACGTCATGAAAGTCGGTAACACCCGAAGCCGGTGGCCTAACCCCTTGTGGGAGGGAGCCGTCGAAGGTGGGATCGGCGATTGGGACGAAGTCGTAACAAGGTAGCCGTACCGGAAGGTGCGGCTGGATCACCTCCTTTCTAAGGAGCACATCTCGGGGCAGTACCACCCACACAGGTGGGAGGGAACCCCCGCAGAGACCACGCCGACCACATTCGTTGGTCGGGTGGACGCTCATGGGTGGAACACTGACAACCAGAGCCGGCAACAACGGTCACGCTCAGTCGTGACCAGCCGGCACTATATCGATGCACTGTTGGGTCCTGAGAGAACACGCGAGTGTTTCTTTCTAGGCAAGAATGTATTTCCTTCGGATGTCTGGCATACCGCGCCTTCGGGTGGGCATGGTGCAGATGGGAGTTCGAAGGGGGTGTGTTGTTTGAGAACTGCACAGTGGACGCGAGCATCTTTGTTGTAAGTAATGAAGAGCGTACGGTGGATGCCTTGGCACCAGGAGCCGATGAAGGACGTAGGAGGCTGCGATAAGCCTCGGGGAGCTGTCAACCGAGCTGAGATCCGAGGGTGTCCGAATGGGGAAACCCAGCACGAGTGATGTCGTGTTACCTGCACCTGAATATATAGGGTGTGTGGAGGGAACGTGGGGAAGTGAAACATCTCAGTACCCACAGGAAGAGAAAACAACAGTGATTCCGTCAGTAGTGGCGAGCGAACGCGGAAGAGGCCAAACCATGTGCATGTGATACCCGGCAGGGGTTGTGCGTGTGGGGTTGTGGGGTTTGTCTTGTCGATTCTGCCGGATCGGCCGACAGTGAGAAATCATGCGGTTAGTCGAAGTGGTCTGGGATGGCCTGTCGTAGAGGGTGAGAGTCCCGTAGACGAAAACTGTGTGACTGTCGTGATGAATGCCCAAGTAGCAGCGGGCCCGTGAAATCTGCTGTGAATCTGTCGGGACCACCCGATAAGCCTGAATACTCCCTGGTGACCGATAGCGGACTAGTACCGTGAGGGAAAGGTGAAAAGTACCCCGGGAGGGGAGTGAAATAGTACCTGAAACCGTGCGCTTACAATCCGTCAGAGCCTTCGAGTGACTTGTCACTGGGGGTGATGGCGTGCCTTTTGAAGAATGAGCCTGCGAGTTAGTGGTATGTGGCGAGGTTAACCCGTGTGGGGTAGCCGTAGCGAAAGCGAGTCCGAATAGGGCGAACATCAGTCGCATGCTCTAGACCCGAAGCGGAGTGATCTACCCATGGCCAGGGTGAAGCGACGGTAAGACGTCGTGGAGGCCCGAACCCACTTAGGTTGAAAACTGAGGGGATGAGTTGTGGGTAGGGGTGAAAGGCCAATCAAACTCCGTGATAGCTGGTTCTCCCCGAAATGCATTTAGGTGCAGCGTCGCGTGTTTCATCCTGGAGGTAGAGCTACTGGATGGTCTAGAGGGCCCACAAGCTTATCGAAATCAGCCAAACTCCGAATGCCAGGATGTGAGAGCGCGGCAGTGAGACTGCGGGCGATAAGGTTCGTAGTCGAGAGGGAAACAGCCCAGATCGCCGGCTAAGGCCCCCAAGCGTGTACTAAGTGGAAAAGGATGTGAAGTCGCGAAGACAACCAGGAGGTTGGCTTAGAAGCAGCCACCCTTGAAAGAGTGCGTAATAGCTCACTGGTCAAGTGATTTTGCGCCGACAATGTAGCGGGGCTCAAGTACACCGCCGAAGCCGCGGCACTCACACGACAGCCCCCGGTTCCCTTGCGAGGGTTCCGGCAGGTGTGTGGGTGGGTAGGGGAGCGTCGTGTGGCCAGGGAAGCGCCGGAGTGATCCAGGTGTGGAGGCCACGCGAGTGAGAATGCAGGCATGAGTAGCGAAAGACGAGTGAGAAACTCGTCCGCCGAATGATCAAGGGTTCCTGGGCCAGGTTAATCCGCCCAGGGTGAGTCGGGACCTAAGGCGAGGCCGACAGGCGTAGTCGATGGACAACGGGTTGATATTCCCGTACCCGTGTATCCGCGCCCATGATGAATCAGGAGTACTAACCGTCCAGAGCCGCCAGGAGCACCTTCGGGTGCCGGGTGTGGTGATGCACGGGACCTTTCCTGGTAGTAGTCAAGCGATGGGGTGACGCAGGAAGGTAGCTGAGCCAGTCAGTGGTAACACTGGTGTAAGCCTGTAGGGCGAGACCTAGGCAAATCCGGGTCTCACATAAGCCTGAGAGGTGATGCATAGCCGAATGAGGCGAATTCAGTGATCCTATGCTGCCGAGAAAAGCCTCTAGCGAGCTGGTACACGGCCCGTACCCCAAACCGACACAGGTGATCAGGTAGAGAATACCAAGGCGATCGAGATAACTATGGTTAAGGAACTCGGCAAAATGCCCCCGTAACTTCGGGAGAAGGGGGACCCCTGCTGGTGATGGAACTTGCTTCCTGAGCTGGTGTGGGTCGCAGAGACCAGTGAGAAGCGACTGTTTACTAAAAACACAGGTCCGTGCGAAGTCGTAAGACGATGTATACGGACTGACGCCTGCCCGGTGCTGGAAGGTTAAGAGGACCGGTTAGTTCCTTCGGGAGCGAAGCTGAGAATTTAAGCCCCAGTAAACGGCGGTGGTAACTATAACCATCCTAAGGTAGCGAAATTCCTTGTCGGGTAAGTTCCGACCTGCACGAATGGCGTAACGACTTCTCAGCTGTCTCAACCATAGACTCGGCGAAATTGCATTACGAGTAAAGATGCTCGTTACGCGCGGCAGGACGAAAAGACCCCGGGACCTTCACTACAGCTTGGTATTGGTGTTCGGTTCGGTTTGTGTAGGATAGGTGGGAGACTGTGAAGCATGCACGCCAGTGTGTGTGGAGTCGTTGTTGAAATACCACTCTGATCGTATTGGATACCTCAACCTCGGACCATGATCTGGTTCAGGGACAGTGCCTGGTGGGTAGTTTAACTGGGGCGGTTGCCTCCCAAAATGTAACGGAGGCGCCCAAAGGTTCCCTCAGCCTGGTTGGCAATCAGGTGTCGAGTGCAAGTGCACAAGGGAGCTTGACTGTGAGACTGACAAGTCGAGCAGGGACGAAAGTCGGGACTAGTGATCCGGCACCGGCAAGTGGAAGCGGTGTCGCTCAACGGATAAAAGGTACCCCGGGGATAACAGGCTGATCTTCCCCAAGAGTCCATATCGACGGGATGGTTTGGCACCTCGATGTCGGCTCGTCGCATCCTGGGGCTGGAGTAGGTCCCAAGGGTTGGGCTGTTCGCCCATTAAAGCGGCACGCGAGCTGGGTTTAGAACGTCGTGAGACAGTTCGGTCTCTATCCGCCGCGCGCGTCAGAAACTTGAGGAAGGCTGTCCCTAGTACGAGAGGACCGGGACGGACGAACCTCTGGTGTGCCAGTTGTTCCACCAGGAGCACCGCTGGTTAGCTACGTTCGGAAGGGATAACCGCTGAAAGCATCTAAGCGGGAAGCCTGTTCCAAGATGAGGTTTCTCACCCCCTCGAGGGGGTAAGGCCCCCGGCAGACCACCGGGTTGATAGGCCAGAACTGGAAGCCCAGCAATGGGTGCAGGTGACTGGTACTAATAGGCCGAGGACTTACCACAAAGAAGCTACGCGTCCACTGTGCAGTATCTGAGACAACACACGAGTTGGTCAGCAGATAACTGAAACCCGCACCACCGATCCATCACCAGCAGCACCGGTGACAGGAAAGGTGTGTGCCTCGTGCTCTGTTGTTTCACAGAGTTTCGGTGGCCATAGCGGAGGGGAAACGCCCGGACCCATTCCGAACCCGGAAGCTAAGCCCTCCAGCGCCGATGGTACTGCACCCGACAGGGTGTGGGAGAGTAGGACACCGCCGAACAATCCGTTCCGAAAGGGGACCCATTCACATGGGTCCCCTTTCGTGTTTCTGCACTCCGATCGTGAGTGCGGCATGATGACACCACCGGTGACGAGCGGGAGAGCTCGGTCGCCGATCGATCGAAAGGAACCACCGTGCCGGAAGAGCCGTCATCGGAAGGTCGTACGTCCGATTCGGACCGCCGGCCGCCCGCGCGCGACAACCGGGCACCTCGCCGCGACAGCGCGGGGGACCGCGGGTCGTTCCGATCATCGGCCCCTCGCTCCGGTGACCGTTCCGGGAGCCAGGACGAACGTCGCCACACCGGCGACCGTGGGCGCTCCGGGGATCGATCGACGTCCGGCGACCGTCGGCAGGGTTCCGGCAGGGGCCAGGCACCCGACCGCACTCGAGGACAGGGTGCACCTCCCCGTCGTCGCGGCGGTGAAGGGAGCGCGGGTCCGCGCGCGGGCGGTGGGCGAGGACCTGATTCTCGCGCTCCACGTCCGGTCGAGCCCGATCTGCCGGACGACGTCGACGCGAAAGATCTCGAACCCGGGGTCCGTCGAGACCTGTTGAGCCTCGACAAGAGCAACGCGGAAGCTGTTGCACGACACATGGTCATGGTCAGTCAGCTGATCGGAGACGATCCCGCCGCAGCACTGCTGCACGCGCGAGCGGCGCGGCAGCGTGCCGGCCGCATCGCCGTGGTCCGAGAGACGGCCGGCATCGCCGCGTATCACGCAGGGGAGTGGGCGGAGGCTCTGTCCGAGCTCCGCGCCGCCCGCCGTATGGCCGGTGGACCGGGCCTGCTGTCCGTCATGGCTGATTGTGAGCGGGGCCTCGGTCGGCCGGAGCGCGCCATCGAGCTCGGACGCAGCGACGAGGCTCGCCAGCTGACGGGTGACGACGCGTCCGAACTGCGCATCGTCGTCGCGGGTGCCCGCATGGACATGGGGCAGTACGACCAGGCGGTGGTGACGCTGCAGACTCCGGATCTCGAGGGAGATCGCACGGGGTCGGCTGCAGCGCGGTTGTACTACGCCTACGCCGACGCTCTGGTGGCCGCCGGTCGAGCGGACGACGGGGTGCAGTGGTTCCTCCGTGCCGCCGCCGCCGACGTCGAGGGTGAGACGGACGCCGAGGACCGAGTCGACGAACTGACCGGTCAGTGACCCGTCTGACCGACGCTCACGACGCTCTGCTGCTCGATCTCGACGGGACTCTGTACCGGGGTCCCGATCCCATCGACGGTGCCGTCGACACTCTCCGCGAGTGTTCCTCGCAGCTCTGCTACGTCACCAACAACGCCAGTCGGTCTCCCGCTCAGGTGGCCGAGCACCTACGCGATCTCGGTTTCCGTGCGCCCGACGAGTCGGTGGTGACGAGTTCCCAGGCGGCGGGGCGGCTTCTCGCTGGTCTCCTGCCCGCAGGTGCGTCCGTGCTGGTCGTCGGAACCGAGGCCCTCGAGGCAGAGGTGTCCGCCGCCGGCCTGGTGCCGGTTCGTACAGCGGACCCCACTCCGGCCGCGGTCGTCCAGGGACATTCCCCCGAGACGGGGTGGGCGAACATCGCCGAGGCGACCTACGCGGTCCGTGCCGGCGCACGCTGGGTGGCCACGAATGCCGACACCAGCCTGCCGACGCCTCGCGGTCTCGGGCCGGGAAACGGTGCCATGGTCGCGGCGGTCGCCGCAGCGACGGGGGCCACCCCGATCGTGGCGGGCAAGCCCGAGGCACCTCTCATGAAGGACGCGCTCGAGCGCAGCGGGTCGACCACGCCGCTGGTGGTGGGTGACCGTCTGGACACGGACATCGCGGGAGCCAACGAGGTGGGTGTGCAGTCACTCCTCGTGCTCACCGGAGTGAGCACCGTGCACGATGTGCTCACTGCCGTCCCGCACGAGCGCCCCACGTACCTCGCGTCGTCCCTGTCGGCTCTGCTCGAGGAGCCGGCCGCGTCTCTCGTTCCCTCCGAGCCTTCCGACACCTGGTCGGTGTCGCTGTCCGGTTCCGTGCTGCGAGTCGAGACCACGGGCGACGTCGACGCCGACGGCGACCTCTGGATCGAGGCACTGCGCGAAGTTCTCCCCGCGGTCTGGGCGCTCGGCGGCTTCGACACCGTCGAGGGCGCGTCCGGTGCGGCTGCGGATGTCGTCGCGCGGTGGACCGCCTGACACTGACGGTCACCACCGCCGACCGACGTCGTCGGGGGTATCGGCTAGCGTTGTCCGCGATGAGCACGCCCGTTCCCCGCCCCGGTCAGCACTTGCCGTCGCACTCCGATGTCGAGGGCACGTCCGTCGATCCCGACGCCGTCGTCTCGGCTGTCGACGCGCTGGTCGCCGAGGCTGACGTGGCGGCGTCGGCGCCGTTCGGCGAGGGTACGGACGACCCGCACGGCCTGGTCACGCTGACGCGGCAGGCCCGCATCCTCGACCGCGCGCACGAGGTACTCGTCGACGCGCTCGCGTCCGTGGACAAGAACTGACATGGCTCGTCGCGCTCGGGTGGACGCCGAACTCGTCCGCCGCGGTCTGGCCCGCTCTCGGGATCACGCCTCGGAACTCATCTCGGACGGTCGAGTGCTGATCGCCGGCACCGTGGCCACGAAGCCCGCCACCGCGGTCGAGCCCGGCACGGCGCTGCGGGTCACCGAGGTCTCCGACGAGGTGTCGTGGGCCTCTCGAGGTGCACACAAGCTGCTGGGCGCGCTCGCCGCCTTCGAGCCACGCGGTGTCACGGTGGAGGGCGCGCGGTGTCTCGACGCGGGTGCGTCCACCGGTGGGTTCACCGACGTGCTGTTGTCCAAGGGTGCACGCGAGGTCGTAGCGGTCGACGTCGGCTACGGACAGTTGGTGTGGCGGCTACGGACCGACGAGCGGGTGCGAGTCCTCGACCGTACGAACGTCCGCGGCATCGATGCCGAGGCCATCGGCGGGCCGGTCGACCTCGTGGTCGCCGACCTGTCCTTCATCTCGTTGGCTCTCGTACTCCCGGCGTTCGCCGCGTGCGCCCGTCCGGGTGCCAGCATCCTCCCGATGGTCAAGCCCCAGTTCGAGGTCGGCAAGGATCGCGTCGGTGCAGGGGGAGTGGTCCGCGATCCCGCCCTGCGCGCGGACGCGGTGCTGGGAGTCGCACGCGCCGCGGCCGACCTGGGCCTGGTCACGTCCGGTGTGGAGCCGAGCCCACTGCCCGGTCCGTCCGGCAACGTCGAGTACTTCCTGTGGCTCACCGTTCCGGGTCCGGACGACGATCCCAGCACAGCCCAGTCGACGTCCGTCGAGCAACTGGTGTCCGACGCCGTGGAGAAGGGGCCTCAGTGAGCGAGTCGACCGTGCCCGAGCGCACCATCCTGCTCGTCGCGCATCCGGGTCGCCCGGACATCGAGCAGACGGCTCTGCGCGCGGCGAAGGTGTTCCACGATCACGGGATCGCCCTGCGCGTGCTCGTCGACGAGCACGACACGTCGCGGTTGGAGTCGACGTCGGGGATCGACGCGCTCTCCACACCGCAGTCCGACGTCTCCGTCGTGGAGTTCGGTCCGTCGGCGGCGGTGGGCTGCGAGCTCGTCCTGGTCCTCGGCGGCGACGGAACCTTCCTGCGCGCTGCGGAACTCGCGCGGGTGGCGTCCATCCCGGTGCTCGGCGTGAACCTGGGACGCATCGGATTCCTCGCCGAGGCGGAGGCCGACGATCTCGAGGAGACCCTGGCCATCGTGGTGCGCCGCGAGTACCGCATCGAACCGCGGATGACGCTGGACATCACCGTGCACGTCGACGGCGAGATCATCGAACGTGGGTGGGCGCTGAACGAGGCCAGTATCGAGAACGGGTCGCGGCTCGGGGTGCTCGAGGTGGTGCTCGAGGTGGACGACCGTCCGGTGTCCTCGTTCGGGTGCGACGGTGTTCTGCTGTCGACCCCCACCGGGTCCACCGCCTATGCGTTCTCGGCCGGCGGTCCGGTCGTGTGGCCGGAGCTCGAGGCGATCCTCGTCATCCCCAGTAACGCCCACGCGCTGTTCGCGCGGCCGCTGGTGACCAGTCCCGAGTCACACATCGCCATCGAGACCTTCGACGGCGGACACGACGCGGTGGTCTTCTGCGACGGCAGGCGCACCCTGCGCCTGCCCGCCGGTGCTCGCGTCGAGGTGGTGCGAGGATGTGAGCCGATCAAGTGGATCCGGCTCGACTCCGCGCCGTTCGCCGATCGACTCGTACACAAGTTCGCCTTGCCGGTCACCGGCTGGCGGGGGAGGGTGACGTAACCGACGTGTTGTCCGAAATTCGTATCGACGGCCTGGGAGTCATCGCCGAGGCGACGGCGTCGTTCTCGGAGGGCCTGACGGTGCTCACCGGTGAGACCGGTGCCGGCAAGACGATGGTCGTCACCAGCCTGCATCTGCTCTCCGGCGCGCGCGCCGACGCCGGGCGTGTCCGT
This window harbors:
- a CDS encoding NAD kinase, yielding MSESTVPERTILLVAHPGRPDIEQTALRAAKVFHDHGIALRVLVDEHDTSRLESTSGIDALSTPQSDVSVVEFGPSAAVGCELVLVLGGDGTFLRAAELARVASIPVLGVNLGRIGFLAEAEADDLEETLAIVVRREYRIEPRMTLDITVHVDGEIIERGWALNEASIENGSRLGVLEVVLEVDDRPVSSFGCDGVLLSTPTGSTAYAFSAGGPVVWPELEAILVIPSNAHALFARPLVTSPESHIAIETFDGGHDAVVFCDGRRTLRLPAGARVEVVRGCEPIKWIRLDSAPFADRLVHKFALPVTGWRGRVT
- a CDS encoding TlyA family RNA methyltransferase: MARRARVDAELVRRGLARSRDHASELISDGRVLIAGTVATKPATAVEPGTALRVTEVSDEVSWASRGAHKLLGALAAFEPRGVTVEGARCLDAGASTGGFTDVLLSKGAREVVAVDVGYGQLVWRLRTDERVRVLDRTNVRGIDAEAIGGPVDLVVADLSFISLALVLPAFAACARPGASILPMVKPQFEVGKDRVGAGGVVRDPALRADAVLGVARAAADLGLVTSGVEPSPLPGPSGNVEYFLWLTVPGPDDDPSTAQSTSVEQLVSDAVEKGPQ
- a CDS encoding HAD-IIA family hydrolase: MTRLTDAHDALLLDLDGTLYRGPDPIDGAVDTLRECSSQLCYVTNNASRSPAQVAEHLRDLGFRAPDESVVTSSQAAGRLLAGLLPAGASVLVVGTEALEAEVSAAGLVPVRTADPTPAAVVQGHSPETGWANIAEATYAVRAGARWVATNADTSLPTPRGLGPGNGAMVAAVAAATGATPIVAGKPEAPLMKDALERSGSTTPLVVGDRLDTDIAGANEVGVQSLLVLTGVSTVHDVLTAVPHERPTYLASSLSALLEEPAASLVPSEPSDTWSVSLSGSVLRVETTGDVDADGDLWIEALREVLPAVWALGGFDTVEGASGAAADVVARWTA